ACCAACGATActggggaggtttcagtgagtgtggtctgggaggcgctgacggcagttatcaggggggagctaatttcaatcagggcccacagagagaagaggataggatggagagggagaggttggtgggggagatactcagggtggacaggaggtatgtggaatcCCCTGAGGAGGGGTTGTTAAAAGAGCGCCGGAGtctgcagatggagtttgacctgcttaccACGGGAAAGGTTGAGGCTCAAttgaggaaggtacaaggagcagtgtatgagcatggggagaaggcaagtaggatgctggcgcaccaactacggaagagagaggcggtcagggaaattgggggagttaggggggggggggggggggggggggggggggggttgggggggggggggttggggaggggggggttggggaggggggggttggggggggggggtaaacacagTCCTGAGTTCGGAaaggatcaatgaggtcttcaaggatttttatggtaaattggatgagtcagaacccccggaggggaaggaagggatgaagcaattcttggaccaactgaagtttccgaaggtggaggaggagctagTAGAAGGATTAGGGACCCTGATTGAGTTGAAGGAGTTGGTTACAGGTTTGGacggtatgcagtcgggcaaggcccccggACCGGACGGATATCCCGTAGAATTCTATAgaaaattctcagagctgttgagcccgctattGTTGAGAACCTTCAGCGAGGGTAAGGAAAGGTGaaacttcccccgacgatgtcgcgggccttgatttcgctcatccttaaacgagataaggacccgttgcagtGTGGCTCCTCCAGGCTgatatcgctccttaatgtagacgccaaactgttggccaagatcctggtcactaggattgaggactgtgttccgggggtgattaatgaggaccagacggggtttgtcaagggcaggcagctgaacacaaatgtgcggaggctcttgaacgtgatcatgatgccctcggaaggatgggatgcagaagtggtggctgcaatggatgcggaaaaagcctttgatcgggtggagtgggagtatctgtggaaaGTGTTAGGACGATTTGGATTtggcgaggaattcatagggtgggtcaaattactgcaccaggcccctgtagcgagtgtgtcgatgAACTGactgcggtcggagtactttaggctgcattgaggaacaaggcagggatgcccctttCCCCCCTGCTGTTTACCCTGGCAATCGAGCTGTTAGCCATTGGTGCTGAGtatgtctagaaactggagggctggttcggggaggagcatcggggatcactgtacgcggatgacctCCTATATATTTCAGatctggtggaggggatgggggaggtcatgtagatcctaaaagatttcggggatttctcggggtataagctgaatgtcgggaaaagcgagctttttgtgatccatgcgaggggccaggaaaagagactgggagagctaccgcttaagatggtggagaggagcttttgctatttgggcatacgggtggctaagagttgggatgccctgcacaagctcaacctaacGCGGCTTGTGGATATGATGgaggggggctttaggaggtgggaaATGCTACCGCTTTCcccggcgggcagggtgcagtccgtgaagatgacggtcctccccagattcttgTTCGTctgccagtgccttcccatccttatccccaagtccttcttcaagcgggcGAACAGGAACTGataacggcaccactgccgctctcgccggcacggtacaccacaaacccggtggtgatgGCGTCACTGAGAATctgggggtcagtggagaaggcacggggggaggtctggaccccgatacgaaacaaccacaggttcatcccgggtagaatggatggagggtttctaagctggcacagagagggtatcaaaaggatgggggactttcgctagcctgaaggcgctggaggagaaattcaggttgcccccagggaatacctttaggtacctgccagtccgcgctttcttgaagaagcaggtgggggaatttccgctgctacctTCCCACAGGATactggacagggtggtctcgggcatgtgggtaggAGCCGGAAAGGTATCAAgatatatatcaggagctgcaggaggcggaggaggccttggtggaggagctgaaaggcaagtgggaggaggagctgggtgaggagctggattacggcctgtgggcggatgccctgggcagggtcaattcctcatcttgtgccaggcttagcttgattcagtttaaggtggtccaccgggcacacatgacagcggcaagaatgagcaagttatttgggatggaggataggtgtgtgaggtgttcagggagcccagcaaaccatgtccatatgttttgggcatgcccggcgcttaaagaattctggtgaggctttgcaaaggctaggtCCACGGTCTTGAacactcgggtaaagccgagtctggggatagcgatatttggggagtcagaagatccgggagtgcaggagccaaaATAAGCCGGGGTCCTggcctttggtagcccggagatggctcttgttaatgtggagggatgcaaaactcccaagtgtggagacttgggtcagtgacatggcaccctccctggattcacttcctttcccttcagtcactgcaagtgaccaattgaaggtcagaatgagaaaagaaatggaaagggggacaaAAGAAagcgttttactcacagatgtgggAGACAGGAGGAAGATgccgtctgtgtgaagctcaatcttcactctcactcagacacagaAGCAGCAGCTttgctcattgtccagcttccgcattcaaaCAATGGGGAAGCTTTAATTGGttggaggagcagagtccttccggtgcTCCCGGTTTCCTATTGGTCAGTCCCCCGCTGACAGACAATGAGGGGTGGAACCACACATGGGTGTGGGAGAGACTTTTCCCTACAGCCGCGCTGAGCTGGTGTCCAATGGGAAAGGCTGGAAGACCCGGACACACAATgacaggatgtcccgaagcgtggtacattggcgagaccatgcagacgctgcgacaacgaatgaacggacatcgcgcaacaatcaccaggcaggaatgttcccttccagtcggggaacacttcagcagtcaagggcattcagcctctgatctccgggtaagcgttctccaaggcggccttcaggacccgcgacaacgcagaatcgccgagcagaaacttatagccaagttccgcacacatgagtgcggcctcaaccgggacctgggattcatgtcgcattacattcatcccccaccatctggcctgcaaaatcctaccaactgtcctggcttggtacaattcacacctctttaacctggggttaccccatctctggatctgtaaagatttaatcacctgctaatgctcgcattcctcgcattgtttggcatctttgaatttgtctatatatgtatttctggaacagacctcttcattcacctgaggaaggagcagcgctccgaagctagtgacatcgaaacaaacctgttggactttaacctggtgttgtaagacttcgtactgtacacaaTGACAGTGCACCGCTTTGTCCCGgtctccacccaacccgcacatgcgcataaCCCCCCAAACGCCGCACATGCGCATCACCCCCAAAATATGCGCGCGCCTTCAATTCAGAGCTTCTGCCCGGCTCAGGTCAAAGGGAAGACTTGTCGGACCGGAAGGACTCTAGTCCTCCAGTGAAtcagcgcgcgggctttgtgtggcTGGATATTGAGCTGCACGCGGACTGAAACTCCCTCCTgcctctgtgagtaaaacactttcttttctcccccttttcatttcttttctcattctcaccttcaattggtcacttgcagcaactgaagggaaaggaagtgaatccagggagggtgcagattctggaaagcttggcccaggtctctctctcttaaagacattgacatcctttgctccctcagcttgacacatttctttgtctggctgaaaggatggtctctttcctcatgttcacaattaaagggctgctttccccaggagatggctgacatttaaggggacagtaaattaatattggattggattcattttattgtcatgtgtaccgaggtacagtgataagtattgttctgtgtgcagtcaagcagatcattccatacaggaaaaaacatacataaatacacaatgtaaatacataggcacaggcaatgagtgagcatatggagtgtagtactgcagtagagaagatatgtgtgaggaattgaacaaaagaGCATGGTGTTAGAATGGGATAAGTAGCTATAAGTAGTTAGGCAAAGTTAGGAGCAGATCCTAATACAGGAGAACAGAGGATTAGGGTCGAggacttttaaacatctctagcttaggctggagaaaatgggtagcagtctgtaattgcctgtaactgggattttgcaaagcatgaagagggggatgggcagccactGGGACTATTTCTTTGTTGCAGGGGATACTGGGCGAAAGGGGCCTCAAGGTTAAGGAATGTGAGATGAACCTATTGGGGTCAGTAATTGCAATGATCACCTTGTATGGCTCGGTCAAGGAATGTGGCAAAACCTATGAAAACCTTACATTTGCCATCGTTACCTTATttgatcgtgtgtgtgtgtataacttgATGCTACATTGATGTATATGAAACGAGATGCTTTGTGTCTTTGTTCTCACTTGCTCTGGGAATCTCAGGAACTCTGGTGTGATGTCCTGCTGTTATCAgagtgaatcaggcttgcaagctgtTTAGAATAAAATAGATTTTACCTACAATCCGACTTGGTATatttactgagaccagactgagggaaaAACCCTGATATCATCATGTGAAGAGCTTCAGACATGTAAGGGAACATAGAAGAGAAAGgttagagataataataatctttattgtcacaagtcagcttacattatcaccgcaatgaagttactgtgaaaagcccctagtatccacattctggcgcctgttcgggtacacagagggagaattcagaatgtccaattcacctaacaagcacgtctttcgggactcgtgggaggaaaccccgcagacacggggagaacgtgcagattctgcacagacagtgacccaagccgggaatcgaacctgggaccctggaactgtgaaacaatggtgctacccagtgtgctaccgtgctgccctccatattAACAATAGTAttattgaaattaaattaaatgaaaatcgcttattgtcacaagtaggcttcaaatgaagtaactgtgaaaagcccctagttgccacattctggcgcctgttcgaggaggctggtctgGGAATTATTGTTAGAATTAACTTTTAAAAGGTTAGTAAGTTTATAAGAGatataggaagaggatctgtggagAGAGCTTGCACAGGGTCGccacgctctggcgccatcttgctctggagagagatatagggcgggattctccgcaatcggcgtgatgtccgccgaccggcgccacaaacggcgcgaataattccggcatcgcgccgccccaaaggtgcagaattctccgcatcttgaggggccgagctctcaccttgaggggctaggcccgagcaggactgatttccgccccgccagctggcgggaaaggcctttggtgccccgccagctggcgcagaaatgactttgcgcgtcatggagaccatggcgaaggcggaaggaaaagagtgcccccacggcacaggcctgccagcggatcggtgggccccgatcgcaggtcaggccaccgtgggggcaccccccccccccccccggggccagatcgccccgcgaacccccaggaccccggagcccgcccgtgccgccttgtcccgccggtaagagaggtggtttgattctcgccggcgggacaggcattccagcagtgggacttcggcccatcgcgggctggagaattgccgggtgaggccgccaaccagcgcggtgcgattcccacccccgtcgaatatccggtgccggagaattcggcaaccggcggggcgggattcacgccagcccccggcgattctccgacccggcggggggtcggagaatcctgcccatgatattAGACCGAGATATGTGTTGTGTTGTTATATGGCACAGATTGGACTAATTATttgtggttctgtaataaagtatggttattattatttctagttttggaaTATAGTACTGTAGCGACATTATATATTTCAAGACATAGAGACATTAAAGGGCAAAAAAGAGTGTTGGACAACTTGAGTTGATGCCAGCTCCCTGTCGAGCTATTCTGTAAGTCTCGGATTGGTCCCATTCCAGTCATCTTTTTcctcagagggttattagtctctggatttctcttcacaGGGACAAGTGGAGTCTGGGGGTTTTTGGATATATTCACGACCAagttggacagatttctgattggcgagggagtcgagggttatggggaaccggccggaaaatggagagaaagctgagatgaggagggatttcttcactcaaggatgtggtgaagctctggaattctctattccagaggaCTATGGAGCCCCAGTCTTCGCATATATTCAAGAGTAAGATTGGGAAGATTCTAGATATTGAAGACGTGAAGGGATATGTGtggaaaaatggtgctgaggtcgatCAGCCAATTAtctcattgactggtggagcatgttcaatgggccaaatggccaaatggccaactgcagctcctatttgttatgatctctgtgtccaggacaggaagcagggagcatggatctgtcaatcagcctgaatcagcaccttcaggagaattgggcaggtgaatattagatacagcagagtgagaatggagggagagtgtgtgggatggagatttacagcttgtggggaatgagagaggaaagaatgttccataaaaattagaattgtctgttctgaatttctatcctgtattgacagtgatgacttttgtaaattgtttttacaggatattgggagaggaggaattacagacagaaatctcaaacatcacgttttgatctgacagagtcactcgattccttgggacctgaatatcattggccattaaatccagaaggagaaatgtttgcctggtCTGtcgacttcaaaagattttaaacatcagtgagaCTGGAAAaggaccgagacacacacacccgagtgagagtgttccagagcactgacagttacacagtctgaaaaaacataGCCCCATTTACAGCAGGGAGAGACGGTACACGAGTTCTTCGTGAGATTAAGGCTTCAAATGATTCTCCAACCTGAAGAGATGGAAGGAGACACATAAAatgaagaaaccatggaaatgtggggactgtggaaagggatacGACTTCCCATCTGCGCTGGAatcccatcgacgcagtcacactggggagagaccattcacctgctctgtgtgtgggaagggattcagtcagttagacaacctgaagtcacaccagcgatttcacagtggggaaaggccgttcacctgctctcagtgtgggaagggattcactgcgtTATGCAGCCTGcagacgcaccagcgagttcacactggggagaggccgttcacctgctcccagtgtgggaagggattcactcagtcaagcagcctgcaggcacaccagcgggttcacaatggggagaagccatttaactgttctcagtgtgagaagggattcagtcggtcaagcagcctgcagagacaccagcaaattcacactggggagaagtcgttcacctgctctcagtgtgggaagggattcactcagtattccgacttgcagaaacatcagcgggttcacaccagggagaggccattcacctgctctgtgtgtgggaagggatttactgaacATTACGGCCTGcagacgcaccagcgagttcacactggggagaggccgttcacctgctctcagtatgggaagggattcactcagtcaagcagcctgcagacacaccagcgagttcacactggggagaggccgtttaactgttcacagtgtgagaagggattcactcagttatctcacctgcggagacaccagcgaattcacactggggagaagccgttcacctgctctcagtgtgagaagggattcaatcatttatccaacctgctgagacaccagcgatttcacactggggagaagccgttcaccttctCTCAGTGAGAAGAGATTCAATCATTTATCCAACCTACAgagacaccggcgagttcacactggggagaggccatttacctgctctcagtgtgggaagagattcaatcatttatccaacctgcagaaacatcagcgagttcacactggggagcggctgttcacctgctctcagtgtgggaagggactcactcagtcatgcagtctgcagacacaccagtgggttcacaccagggagaagccattcacctgctctgagtagaTCAAGGCATTCAGTGatccatcccacctgcagagacactgaCATGTtttcactgaggagaggccatttatCTGCTCTCAACGTGGGATGGAATTTTGTGATTCATTGCATCTGCTGATtcaccaacaaattcacaagtgactccaggggttggattctgctgctattgtttctgctctcggttatatccaggactgcattgtgttcattctgacaggtggtcaatgaggatggttgatggtttctttctgctggactttcgtgctaaccatggtgctgtcccagtaccatctcaccACTTTGCCTGCAATGGGCTGATGCACTTTGAGCCTTGTTGTGAATACCTGGCACAAATTTTACAAGAAGCTCACAGTGAATGGGTGTTTGGAGGTGAGAAGATATTGAGTTACTGATAAAAATCTAGCTTTTTAATATATAAtaagtttaaaggaagaaatggTTTAGAAGTAAAATGGTTTATTAAACTCACATTTCAAACATGACCGTGAAAACTGCTGAATAGCATGGGAATGTTCCGATTAAAATCGGCCAGACAGAAGCAAGGACACATTTTGTTGGTATGGAAATCTGGGCAGCGTTCCTAGTCCAGTTTCCATGGCAACAGATAAAGTTTGGTGAGAAAGCAATATCTCAGTCACACCATatcaaaatttgatggacagaTATTTCAAACGAATTgaatgaactataattattatgacccaatcacagacAGAAAAGGGACAGAACATTAACGATAGCAATTACCTTAAAGCTAGGTGCCGTTTTGAACAGTTCATCCCAGAATCACCTTACTTCATTTCTGAAGCTATTCCTGCGCTCTGCTTTGAAAGCTGCCATCTTGTTTATTTCCAACTTCTCTATATCGTGTATTTTGATTCAAAGAAATTATCAAGAACTGTAAtctgtattgaattcaactcagtcatctgtatttgcGTGGACAAGACAAACTTTATAAAACTTtgtatttgcaagcaaactgaccTGATCAATAGACATTCAAAATCTGACTGAATAAAGCTACAATTTACTTCATGCATGAAGCTCTGTTTTATGTTCTGTCGAGTGATATAGGAGTGCGGTGCCACATAGATCTGTATCTATCAGTTACCATTTCTGTTTGAAACCCCTCTAAATCATGCGACATTGCCATGAaggtgggctatggtggttacatggttcttttgtttaatttatctgggtgagaAAACtgttgaggggcaagttgtctgtggtagattgggaaattacaataaaacaTATGACGATAGACAGACAATCGCAAGCATTTAAAGAATTATTCAATATTTACATCAAATATATATTATTTTAAGGAACagtaatccaacaggaaaagtaatGCCACCGTGTCGAACAAGAAAATTTaaggattccattagatcaaaggaagaggctcataaagtggccaaaatagtagtaaccctgaggattgggaacttgttttggaattcagcaaaggagggccaagaaactgataaagagaaaatagaatatgagagcaaactagcgagaaacataaaaaccgactggaaaagctcctataggaatgtgaaaaggaaaagattaggaaagaccaatgtgggtccattccaggcagagacaggagagttcatAATGGGGAAGAAGGAAATGGCAGAgtcactaaacaatgtgtgtcagggcagcatggtggcgcagtggtagcactgcagcctcacggcgccgagtcccaggttcgatcccggctctgggtcactgtccatgtggagtttgcacattctccccgtgtttgcgtgggtttcacccccacaacccaaaagatgtgcaaggtaggtggattgaagacgctaagttgcccctttattgaaaaaatgtgaattgggaacactacatttttttaaaaaccaaaacaatgtgtgtctgtcttcacggaggaagatacagaaattgtcccaaaaacacgagagaaccaagggaccagtgagcac
This portion of the Scyliorhinus torazame isolate Kashiwa2021f chromosome 5, sScyTor2.1, whole genome shotgun sequence genome encodes:
- the LOC140419908 gene encoding uncharacterized protein, whose protein sequence is MKKPWKCGDCGKGYDFPSALESHRRSHTGERPFTCSVCGKGFSQLDNLKSHQRFHSGERPFTCSQCGKGFTALCSLQTHQRVHTGERPFTCSQCGKGFTQSSSLQAHQRVHNGEKPFNCSQCEKGFSRSSSLQRHQQIHTGEKSFTCSQCGKGFTQYSDLQKHQRVHTRERPFTCSVCGKGFTEHYGLQTHQRVHTGERPFTCSQYGKGFTQSSSLQTHQRVHTGERPFNCSQCEKGFTQLSHLRRHQRIHTGEKPFTCSQCEKGFNHLSNLLRHQRFHTGEKPFTFSQ